GCGCCCAGCTCATGCTCGAGGATCCTGAGTGTCTCCTTGAGCGCGCGTTGGAGGGCTTCCTGATCGACATTACCGAGGAAAGCGAGGGAGACTTTGTTTTTTTCAGGGTCGTAGAGGATGGCTTCAATGTCATTCTGGGTTCCCAAAAACCGGGAAAGATGCTCGACTTGACGATCGGGGGAATCACTCATGGGGTAGTCGTATATGACGAAAAATGGACGGCAGAGCTAGCACGAAAAAGTATTTTCATACCAGATAACAACCTATTCGGGGGCGATAGTGTCCCCAATGCTATTGAGTCTCTACACCTTTATGGCCTGGACATTCACGAGTGTCCTCTCCTGTATCATTTTATCAAAAAGGGTCTTCGGCATTTTAAGTGGGAAACCATAATATGGGCGGAGATCCTATACGAGGAACAGTCGAGGAATTAAGGGGTAAATATATTTCTATTGGAAGAATTCAGGAAAAGACTTGGCGTGAAGGAGACCAGGTAAACACTCCGTAGAGTGAAGTAATCGGGTATAACCAGTTATTGGGGGTTATGATAATTTAGGTTGTTTTAAGAGTAAAAAGTATAGGCATTAATGTACGGCATTTATCGGGCTTTTCGACATTCTCGACTTTGATGTGGAAAGTGCAGTCATATACGGAAAAATCCGGCTGTTGCTCGGAAAAAAAGGTCATCCCATCGGGCCTTATGACATGCAAATTGCTTCAGTTGCCCTTACACACGGATTGATTTTAGTGACCGATAATGTGAATGAATCCAAACGGGTG
This sequence is a window from Verrucomicrobiota bacterium. Protein-coding genes within it:
- a CDS encoding type II toxin-antitoxin system VapC family toxin; the protein is MLDFDVESAVIYGKIRLLLGKKGHPIGPYDMQIASVALTHGLILVTDNVNESKRVGELKVENSIRNPSSLLKPV